The nucleotide window GTTGGGAATTGACCATAGGGCTTTTTTGAATTCGGCTAGTCGCTGTGAGGCGAAAGCAGCTTTAGCTTTGGTTCAAAAAAAAGTGACAACTGACAAATTTTCATCAGTTTTGCGATCGCTTTTGTGAGCCATCCAAAAATAGTACGGACAGAGAAGCTGTCTCAGGGAACTCAACGACCATGAAATGAGAAACTCTGAACAGAAAACAGTGAAAAATATGAACCCCACAGGTTACCAAGCTTACGGTTACGGGGAAAGATACTAAATGGGTTCCGTAGCAAACTACTGTTTCTTGTGTCTAATCTAATTAGTTTAAGGAAATCGGCTGAACATTGGCATTTTGAGAATGAAGCCAACTTTGAAATGTTTGTGCGTTCTCACTTACTGACACTCTTTGGACTCTCCATCCTGAAGCAGCAATATACGGTCGAGGGGCAAGTCTGTGACCTCCTAGCGGTCAATGCAAATCAACAATTGACTATCCCGGAACTCAAAAATGTCGAAGATCGATACCTGGTTCAACAAATTACCCGATATTTCGATGCGATGCAACGGATTCAACCTTTTCCAGATCAGGTTGATTACAGCCAACCCATTCGTCTGATTGCGATCGCCCCCGCTTTTCACCGAGACAATCAGATTGATCACCAGTACAACTATCTAGACATCGAATTCTGGCAGTTTAAAGTTCTAGAACGAGCCAATCAGATCTACTTGCGACTGAGCAATCTAGACACACAACAACAGGTGCAAGTCAAAATTCCCTATGAAGAGAGGACTGAGGCGGTCAATATTCCTAACCCGCCCAAAAGTTTTCTCAATCTCATCGCTCCCTGTTGTACTTCAGAGCAACACAGTTTTTTGCAATCGCGCGATCGTTTCTTACGATTCGATACTCGTATGCAGGAGACGGTGAGGAGCGGCAGTGTGATGTATGGCAAAAGTAAATCTAAACCCTGCGCCGAATTCCGTTGGGATCGTTCGCGCGCTTGTGTAGTGCTGTACCTGTGGCTCCCTCACGTTTTATCCGGCAGTCAAACCCGGCAAGGCGTGGCTCGAATGCGGATCTGGACAGACTGGCAAATGGTTTCAGATCTAGGTCATGTGCCTCAAGGTAATGGCAGAAAAATTTCGGTGAGCGAATGGCAAGCAGGAAAAATCCGTCCTCTTAGTAAATTACTCCCGGCTAAAGCAGAAAACCGCCAGCGCTTCTTTAATAGTCCTCAGTATCGTCGAGAATACATCGGACAATACCACAATATAGGAGCCAATCCTCATTATCGAGCTGGGCTAGCTCTACGGTTTGAAAACTATGCCAAATGGATTGACCAGCCCAAGCTACACCCTTCTCTAGAAGGCGTTGTCCAGTTAGCATTAGAGACTTGGCTCCAGCGGCTCTCAAAGTAATTCAACAGATGACGTGCTGGAAAAAATCAGGTTTAGTACTGATCCGCACAAGCTTGAAGCCTTTATTGGCTCCCTACAAAGTTGCAAGAGCTAATTTAACTATGACCTGAATCATTCAGGGACACAATCCTGCACTCCGTGAAGTGATGTAACAGTTCACTAAGCTCCTCACAAAGTCAGGGAATTCTCACCTGCGGTGCACTTTAACGAGTAGGGCTGCATCTACTAGTCCCAGTTCCCCGTGTACCGATTTGATTAGGATTAAATGAACTGGTCAGCAGAATGAATCGGCTCACTTAAGCAAAGATCAATCACTAAAGACTGCATCTTGTTCGACAACCACTGCTGGAAGATCTCGTCTTGTAACTGTTGGGCAGTAGCATAATCTAACGTGGCTGGAAGCATCTTCTCGACTCGAATCAGGCACCAACAGTCACCATCGCAGGCAATTGGTCCAATGATCTCTCCAACTTCAGCAGCATATACATCGATCGCAATTGTTTGTTGAATCTGCAATCGGCTGACTGCACCCATCATGCCATTCGTAGCACCATCTTCACTTTGAGAATACGTTTGCGCTAGTCCCTCGAAACTGCCACTTTCTTCAACAATTTGAATTTTCAACTCTTCGGCTAGGTCTTGGGAAGCGACAACAATCCGAGAAAGAACAACTTGATCGAGCAAGAGTTTATTTTCAATGAAGTGCTGTAATAGCTGCGGTTGTGCTAACTGCACCTTAAACTTCTCTAACTTTAGATTAAGCGCAATTTGTTCACGGAAGATCGACTCATCCCATCCTTTGCTCTTTAACCAGCTCTGAAAATTTCGGAGTTCGGTTAAGCCGTTTTGCTGTTGAAAGGTTACGATCGCCTCCTCAATAGCTGAAGCCTGAATCTCGAGGTCAGAGCGTTGTTGAAACTCCTGCTCAAGGAGATATTGAGTTGCGATTTCTTCCAAAAATAGAGATAATTTGCCAGAGTTTCGCAAGCTCTGGAGTGCTTGCTGAAAGGAAATGGGATGATTGGCGATCGCCAGTACTGAAGGGGGAGAAGCAAGGGTGAGGGCAGACTGTTCTGGTAACTGTAGTAAATTTGACATGGTTTTGCCGAAGAAATATGGGACTGTGATTAGAGGCTGTGATTAGATGAAGCGACGGCAACGAATGTCTTGATGATTAATAGGCTAGTTGTTGCGACATCCGTTGCTAGCCGCAAAGTATTACAGGTATTTAATTCTGCTCTAGGCGATTCTAACCACTGCCATATCCAACGTGACTGTTCGATCAGTGTTTGAGCCAAAAGAGGTGCCGTTAACAACAGCCGCATTAATTAACACAGTCTGTTGAGCAACTCTGGCTCGGAAACCGCTCCCTGATCTGTAGAAGCTACCTTGAACACTGGCAAAGTTTCTAGAGGTTGTCATGCTTGAACTTCTAGAGCCAGAAAAACTCAGCCCGTTATTGGTCTGCTGATATCTCCCTACGATTGGAAATAGATCAGTTCGGGCAATGGTTCCTAAACCTGCCGGGGTAAACCGAAATGCCCCGTTGCTGAAAAACTCCCAGGCACTGCCATTGTGCATTTGCTGAACACCCGTGGTGTTCCGAGTACCATTTCCTGTAACTCGAAGCACAGAGGGACTACGTCCTTGAAACACAGCAAGGCGAGTAACGCTTGCTGCTTTAGAAGTCATTGAATTCTCAGAACTGACGCTTGATCGATTGTGAAGTCGCACTGTTTTTTGATTCAAGCTGCTGCCTTCTGAAAAAAGCTCTGTTGGCAGATTGATTGTATTCCGTAGGGGTGAGCTAGCAGAATTTAACGAATGAGATGAGCGAGTTAGGGTTGTCATAATAATCTCTAAATAATGAACGCTTAAGCAAACACTCAGTATGATTGAAAATCAGGAAGCTGAATCGATTCGCTTACTGCCTATCGTAAAGATCAGATGCAATCAGCGCACCCATCCTTTCAGCAAAGAGAGTTGCGCTATTTGACACGGCTCGTAACGCCGTCTGGCTATGCCAATTACCGAAAACTGCAAGGAGCATAGCCAATTTCTATACTTACTGTTTCCTGCTTGAGTAAGCAAGTGATCAGAGAGTCGTAATGTATTGCTATTTGTATTCCTCTATTGTTTGGAACATATTCTTCTGTTAGGTAACGGCTCATGTTTGACCCGACAACATCCCATTCCAATCAACCTGATGCTTCAACGATCGATCGCCTCTTCAATGAAGCTCATAAGGGTATCAGCAGTTTTGCAGACGGAGAAAATACCTATGCCATTCCGGTTCATCGAATAGAACTGGCATTGAAATCAGACAAAGACATCACTTTGAATCTGAAGAGGGGAAAAATCCATCCAGAGTTTGAACAATCTGATTATTTGACTGAAGACTGTTTAAAGCTATTGAAATCTACCCAATCTTCGACCTCTTTCAATGAAAAACATCTCAAGGTAAAGAAAAATGGTAAAGCTGTCTCAAGGGGCAATCGGGATTTTCTAACTGGGCTGAGCGCCACTCAACCCCTTGTAGCAAACCCAAAAAATGCCTCACTATCAAGCTCTTCTTTTAACTCAGCCTATGGCTATGGGCTGGTGAATGCAGCTAGAGCCGTTGCCTGGTCAGCCGGGTATTATCCCCATGCTTTATCCGAAGTGGCAGATTTGGGCGGGTTTAACTGGAACAACGATTTAGTCAAGGCACCCGAAGCGTGGTTATGGGGAGCTAAGGGACAAGGAATTAAGGTGGCAGTCATTGATTCGGGTGTGGATATTAATCACCCCGATCTAAACGGTAGTATTTGGCGTAATACCAGAGAAATTGCTGGAGATGGAATTGATAACGATCGCAATGGCTACGTAGATGATATCTACGGCTGGAATTTTGGGATAGGTCAGAATAACAATAACGTTTTGCCAGGAACAAACGATCCAGGACAAGTACATGGCACTCATGTTGCTGGAACGATCGCAGCAATGGAAAACAGCTTTGGGGTAACGGGTGTTGCTCCTGAAGCTAAAATCATGGCGATTCGGATGGGAAATATTCAAACGAATAGAAATGGAACTACAAGCTTTACTAATTCAGGAAGCCTCGCAGAGGCCATTCGCTATGCGGTTAATAATGGGGCTAAAGTCATTAATATGAGCCTCTCATTTCCAGAAACTCCAGAGATTGTCAGTGCTCTAGTCTATGCGGCGAACAATAATGTGATCACGGTCAGTTCTTCAGGAAACAATCAGGCTGCATCTCCTATTTTTCCTGCTAAATACGCGACTGCCTATGGCATTGCTGTAGGGGCAATTGATACCAATGGAAGAGTTGCTAGTTTCTCTAACGGTGCAGGTCAAAATAGCCGCACCCAATTTGTAGTCGCACCGGGAGTTGATATCTGGTCTACAACTCCTAATCATAACTATGCCAAGATGAACGGCACCTCAATGGCAGCGCCTCATGTGGCGGGAGTCATAGCCCTAATGCTCAGCGCTAATCCTAATTTAACCTACGCTCAGATTAGATATATTTTGACTGCTTCGGCGACAGGCTGAGATTTTACCGAGGTTAAACCTGCGCTAGCTTCCAGTTGTTGAACACTCGCGTCCCATGACTAATCGACCACCGGAGAGCCGATATACTCCCTGCGGTTCAACGATCGCATCACCCATTTGCCAGGGGCGATTGCCTCTAGATTCGCTTTCAGGAACAGATTGGATAGTCCCGGTAGGATAGGCAGATTGACTGGCGTTGCCAGGGCGTTCGGGTAAGCCGCCAGGGCCAGTGACGGTAAAGCTTCCTTGTTGGCGATCGCGCACAATACAGCTATTAGCAAGTAAAGTTTCAGGGTCGGTAGCGTTGTCAGACAAATCAGCCAGACTATTCTGAATGAAGCTGACATCGGGAGTAGTGACAATACCAGATTGTACACCGCTAGCATCGACATCAACGCGATCGCTGGTACTTCCGGTTTCTGGGGTGTTGGGCTGGTAGCCATCCCCAAAAAATGCCGGAGTATTAAAGGTAATATTGCCGCCTTGCCCTTCAGGGGCGCTCGTGACAATATCGCTATCATCGAAGGCAACGACTGAGTTAGCGGTCAGAGCAATGTTGCCGCCCCTGCCTTCCCCGCGATCGACCTGTGTGCGGATATCGCTGTTACCTTGAAGTTGGACGGTTCCAGCAGCGATCGCCACGTTGCCACTGGATGAATTGTTAGAGCGGGTTTCGATTGTGCTATTGTTGGCGGCGATCGAGTCGCTAGCATTAATGTCAATGTTACCTGCTCGTCCTGGGGCTGCGGTACGGGCGGTGATGCGGGCATTTTCTAGGTTGAGTGTATCGCTGGTTAGGTTGATGTTGCCCCCGCGTCCTATAGCTCCTTCCTGAACGGCAGTAGAGATGGTGCTGCCATCTTCTACGGTAACGTTCTCTGCGTTGCGAACAGTAATGTTACCTGCATTGCCTTGCCCTTGGGTATTGGCGGTAATGCGGGCGTTATTAGTCAAGGTAAGTGTATTGGTATTAAGGGTGATATTGCTGCGTCGATTATTACGTGAGTTGGCGGATTGAGGGACAACACCATCATCCTCAATTCGGGTTGTAATTCTGCTGTTGTCGAGGGAAACAGAATTAGCGTTGGGGACAATAACATTGCCCGATCGCCCGTTGCCATCAGTTGCCGCAGAGATTAAGGAGTTGCCTTGTAAAGAAAGTTCGGGAGTGTTGAGGCGAATGGTACGAGCGTTGCCCGTTGCGTCTTCCCTAACACGGTTGGTAATACGGCTCTGGTTGCGGAGATTGATGTCACGGGTGGCGTTGAGGTTGATGGTTCCGGTGTTGCCTTGCCCACTGGTGCTGGAAGTAATATCTGAATTGTTTAACTGGAGCCGAGCAGTTTCAATATCAATGTTGCCACCTCGACCTATCCCGGTTGTCCCTACTTCCGTGGAAATGATGCTGTTACGATTGAGGTTAACCTGATTAGCATCTTGCACCGTAATATTGCCTGCTCGACCCTGCCCTTGAGTCCTGGCGGTGATGTTGGCGCGATCGAGGTTGAGCCTGTCAGTTCGTAGGGTGATATTGCCACCTCTACCGATCGCTCCATCATTCACGGTAGAGGAAATGGTAGAGCGATCGAGATTGATAGCGTTAGCATCGCGGATGGTGATGTTTCCAGCGTTGCCTCGACCGGATGTACTGGCGGTGATTTCTGCACCGTTAGTTAAGGAGAGGCGATCGGTTTGTAGATTGATGTTGCTTGGTGGTTCGGCTGCGGCTCCAACATTGACGGCTGTAGAGATTGAACCGTTATCTAAAATGACTGAATTTGCTCCTTGCACTCGAATACTTCCTGCGCTACCCGTTCCAGACGTGGAAGCAG belongs to Timaviella obliquedivisa GSE-PSE-MK23-08B and includes:
- a CDS encoding S8 family serine peptidase; this translates as MFDPTTSHSNQPDASTIDRLFNEAHKGISSFADGENTYAIPVHRIELALKSDKDITLNLKRGKIHPEFEQSDYLTEDCLKLLKSTQSSTSFNEKHLKVKKNGKAVSRGNRDFLTGLSATQPLVANPKNASLSSSSFNSAYGYGLVNAARAVAWSAGYYPHALSEVADLGGFNWNNDLVKAPEAWLWGAKGQGIKVAVIDSGVDINHPDLNGSIWRNTREIAGDGIDNDRNGYVDDIYGWNFGIGQNNNNVLPGTNDPGQVHGTHVAGTIAAMENSFGVTGVAPEAKIMAIRMGNIQTNRNGTTSFTNSGSLAEAIRYAVNNGAKVINMSLSFPETPEIVSALVYAANNNVITVSSSGNNQAASPIFPAKYATAYGIAVGAIDTNGRVASFSNGAGQNSRTQFVVAPGVDIWSTTPNHNYAKMNGTSMAAPHVAGVIALMLSANPNLTYAQIRYILTASATG
- a CDS encoding peptidylprolyl isomerase, which gives rise to MSNLLQLPEQSALTLASPPSVLAIANHPISFQQALQSLRNSGKLSLFLEEIATQYLLEQEFQQRSDLEIQASAIEEAIVTFQQQNGLTELRNFQSWLKSKGWDESIFREQIALNLKLEKFKVQLAQPQLLQHFIENKLLLDQVVLSRIVVASQDLAEELKIQIVEESGSFEGLAQTYSQSEDGATNGMMGAVSRLQIQQTIAIDVYAAEVGEIIGPIACDGDCWCLIRVEKMLPATLDYATAQQLQDEIFQQWLSNKMQSLVIDLCLSEPIHSADQFI